In Fibrobacter sp. UWB15, the following proteins share a genomic window:
- a CDS encoding sodium:proton antiporter: MLTSLALIFLLGLLLGSIFVKLKLPSILGMILTGIILGPHALNLLRPAFLDISADLRQLALVIILTRAGLTLDMREFKRIGRAALLMCFVPASIEIVGVVLLAPPLMGVTYWEAALMGSTIAAVSPAVVVPRMLKMREENRGVKRGIPQMLLAGASLDDVYVLVTFAAFLALLKGESVSATSFLSVPVSITLGAAVGVACGYALVWFFKHKHMRDTVKVLIILSFAFLLNELEHDISDVVPFSGMIAVVAIAACIYGKHPELAKRISGKFTKFWVAAEIILFVLVGSTLDVAYAFTAGIGAIFVVLGAMFFRMAGVAICMWRTPLNYKERLFCMLAYVPKATVQAAIGGVPLSFGLACGNNVLTLAAVAIMVTAPLGAIFIDKTYRRLVPVDSADAENG; this comes from the coding sequence ATGTTGACTTCTCTGGCACTCATTTTCTTGTTGGGGTTACTTTTAGGCTCGATTTTCGTCAAGCTTAAGCTCCCGAGCATTCTCGGGATGATTCTGACGGGGATTATTCTCGGTCCCCATGCACTGAACCTGCTTCGGCCGGCATTTTTGGATATTTCGGCTGACTTGAGGCAGCTGGCGCTGGTGATTATCCTGACGCGTGCGGGGTTGACCCTCGATATGCGGGAATTCAAGCGGATAGGTCGCGCAGCCCTCTTGATGTGCTTTGTGCCCGCTTCGATTGAAATTGTGGGAGTCGTTTTGCTTGCGCCGCCACTGATGGGGGTGACTTATTGGGAGGCGGCCCTCATGGGGTCTACCATTGCGGCGGTGTCGCCTGCGGTGGTGGTGCCGCGCATGCTCAAGATGCGTGAAGAGAATCGCGGCGTCAAACGGGGGATCCCCCAGATGCTTCTGGCGGGTGCTTCGCTAGATGATGTGTATGTGCTGGTGACTTTTGCTGCTTTCCTAGCTTTGCTAAAGGGCGAGAGCGTTTCGGCAACGAGCTTTCTTTCGGTGCCGGTGTCCATAACCCTTGGGGCTGCGGTGGGAGTGGCCTGCGGGTATGCCTTGGTGTGGTTCTTTAAGCACAAGCACATGCGCGATACGGTGAAAGTGCTGATTATCTTGAGTTTTGCCTTTTTGCTAAACGAACTGGAACATGATATTAGCGATGTGGTGCCGTTCAGCGGCATGATTGCGGTGGTCGCCATTGCGGCCTGCATTTACGGCAAGCATCCGGAACTTGCGAAACGCATCAGCGGCAAGTTCACCAAGTTCTGGGTCGCGGCCGAAATCATCTTGTTTGTGCTAGTGGGTAGCACCTTGGATGTGGCTTATGCGTTTACGGCGGGAATCGGCGCGATTTTCGTGGTGCTCGGGGCCATGTTCTTTCGAATGGCGGGCGTGGCCATTTGCATGTGGCGCACTCCGCTGAATTACAAGGAACGCCTGTTCTGCATGCTGGCCTATGTTCCAAAGGCGACGGTGCAGGCGGCCATCGGCGGCGTGCCCTTGAGTTTTGGGCTTGCCTGCGGCAACAACGTGCTCACGCTCGCGGCCGTGGCGATTATGGTGACGGCGCCGCTCGGAGCTATCTTTATAGATAAAACCTATAGGCGGCTGGTGCCGGTGGATTCGGCAGACGCCGAGAACGGCTAA
- a CDS encoding prepilin-type N-terminal cleavage/methylation domain-containing protein — translation MKGKYKTKRGFTLIEILVVIVVLGVLSGIAVPKLIGYTEKTTRHTVTSVAPTMNTNC, via the coding sequence ATGAAGGGAAAATACAAAACGAAACGCGGATTTACACTAATCGAAATTTTGGTGGTCATTGTTGTACTCGGCGTTCTCTCTGGAATCGCTGTTCCTAAATTAATTGGATACACCGAAAAGACCACTCGACATACGGTGACATCGGTTGCGCCGACTATGAATACTAATTGTTGA
- a CDS encoding glycine--tRNA ligase, translated as MAKKVQDALKDIISLCKRRGFIFPGSEIYDGLANTWDYGPYGVELKRNIKNLWWKKFVTSRQDVLGLDSSILLNPRVWKASGHVGNFSDPLVDCLACHERFRADQLLEDKLGEGCCAGKNFDEVHQMMMDNKIECPTCGKTDWTKPRAFNLMFQTEIGVIEGEGNKVYLRPETAQGIFVDFKNIVDNVRPRIPFGVGQIGKSFRNEITPGNFIFRTREFEQMELEFFCEPGTELDWYNFWRKYCFDWLVNDLGVKKEKLRLREHAKEELSHYSNGTTDVEYEFPFGWGELWGIASRTNYDLTQHQNESKVKQEYIDPVQNKRYIPYVVEPSLGVERLLLVLLCDAYDVEKLENDERTVLHFDPKIAPVKVAVLPLVKKGQVKAKAEELYQKLLNRWNVEYDETQSIGKRYRRQDELGTPFCVTVDFDTVGEGESDPAKLGYVTVRERDSMKQELVKIDELEAYLSAKLGC; from the coding sequence ATGGCAAAGAAAGTTCAGGATGCCCTCAAGGACATCATCTCCCTCTGCAAGCGCCGCGGTTTCATTTTCCCCGGCTCCGAAATTTACGACGGCCTCGCCAACACTTGGGACTACGGTCCGTATGGCGTGGAACTGAAGCGCAACATCAAGAACCTCTGGTGGAAGAAGTTTGTGACCAGCCGCCAGGATGTGCTCGGTCTCGACAGCTCTATTCTCTTGAACCCCCGCGTTTGGAAGGCTTCTGGCCACGTGGGTAACTTCTCTGACCCGCTGGTCGACTGCCTCGCTTGCCACGAACGTTTCCGTGCCGACCAACTTTTGGAAGACAAGCTCGGCGAAGGCTGCTGCGCCGGCAAGAATTTTGACGAAGTCCACCAGATGATGATGGACAACAAGATCGAATGCCCGACCTGCGGCAAGACCGACTGGACCAAGCCCCGCGCATTCAACCTGATGTTCCAGACCGAAATCGGCGTGATTGAAGGTGAAGGCAACAAGGTGTACCTCCGTCCGGAAACCGCTCAGGGTATCTTCGTTGACTTCAAGAACATTGTCGATAACGTCCGCCCGCGCATCCCGTTCGGTGTAGGCCAGATCGGTAAGTCTTTCCGTAACGAAATTACTCCGGGTAACTTCATCTTCCGTACTCGCGAATTCGAACAGATGGAACTTGAATTCTTCTGCGAACCGGGTACCGAACTTGATTGGTACAACTTCTGGCGTAAGTACTGCTTCGACTGGCTCGTGAACGATCTCGGCGTGAAGAAGGAAAAGCTCCGCCTCCGCGAACATGCCAAGGAAGAACTTTCTCACTACTCCAACGGCACCACCGACGTCGAATACGAATTCCCGTTCGGCTGGGGCGAACTCTGGGGTATCGCCAGCCGTACGAACTACGACTTGACGCAGCACCAGAACGAATCCAAGGTCAAGCAGGAATACATTGACCCGGTGCAGAACAAGCGCTACATCCCGTACGTGGTGGAACCGTCCCTCGGTGTGGAACGCCTGCTCCTCGTGCTCCTCTGCGACGCCTACGACGTGGAAAAGCTCGAAAACGACGAACGTACCGTTCTCCACTTCGATCCGAAGATTGCTCCGGTGAAGGTCGCCGTGCTCCCGCTCGTGAAGAAGGGCCAGGTGAAGGCCAAGGCCGAAGAACTCTACCAGAAGCTTCTCAACCGCTGGAACGTGGAATACGACGAAACGCAGTCCATCGGTAAGCGCTACCGCCGTCAGGACGAACTCGGCACGCCGTTCTGCGTGACCGTCGACTTCGACACGGTGGGCGAGGGTGAATCTGATCCGGCAAAGCTCGGCTACGTGACCGTTCGCGAACGCGACTCCATGAAGCAGGAACTGGTCAAGATCGACGAACTCGAAGCTTACCTGTCCGCTAAACTCGGCTGCTAG
- a CDS encoding tRNA-dihydrouridine synthase family protein, giving the protein MRFVTMLPIHFAPLQGFTESAYRLAHSKFAPGIHTYYTPFLRLEKGEVRARDLRDLQTEHPYHLVPQIIVRDVEEFNTLTKAVTELGFQEIDINMGCPYPMQTKSGRGSGILPHPEKVREILDAINKLSQPAAEPATDKSPKFSIKMRLGLTSPEESLQLLPLLNEAPLAHITLHPRVGIQQYKGALDFEAFDKFYRNCKQKLIFNGDITDLKQIQYIETRYPKLAGIMIGRGLLANPVLATQYAGLPCGTTTETLLKIHADIAADYARRLQGNAQILDKIRPFWTYADLPKKNRKKIEKAKTLEEYLAAVNELA; this is encoded by the coding sequence GTGCGCTTCGTAACCATGCTCCCCATTCACTTTGCCCCGCTCCAGGGATTTACCGAATCGGCTTACCGACTAGCCCACAGCAAGTTCGCCCCTGGAATCCATACCTATTACACACCGTTTCTTAGGTTGGAAAAAGGCGAAGTCCGCGCCAGGGACCTCCGCGATCTGCAGACAGAGCATCCTTACCACCTGGTCCCGCAAATCATCGTACGCGATGTCGAGGAATTCAACACCTTGACCAAGGCCGTTACAGAGCTCGGTTTCCAGGAAATCGACATCAACATGGGTTGCCCCTACCCCATGCAGACCAAGTCGGGCCGCGGCTCCGGAATACTCCCCCACCCCGAAAAAGTCCGCGAAATTCTTGACGCCATAAACAAATTAAGCCAACCCGCAGCCGAACCTGCCACAGACAAAAGCCCAAAGTTCAGCATCAAGATGCGTCTCGGCCTCACCTCCCCGGAGGAAAGCCTGCAACTGCTACCGCTCCTGAACGAGGCTCCCCTCGCCCACATTACGCTTCATCCGCGGGTTGGAATCCAGCAGTACAAGGGCGCGCTCGACTTCGAGGCTTTCGATAAATTCTACAGAAATTGTAAACAAAAGCTGATTTTTAACGGCGACATCACCGACCTCAAGCAGATCCAGTACATCGAGACACGCTACCCGAAACTTGCGGGAATCATGATTGGCAGGGGCCTCCTCGCGAACCCGGTTCTCGCCACCCAGTACGCCGGACTCCCCTGCGGAACCACCACCGAAACGCTTCTGAAAATCCACGCCGACATCGCGGCCGACTACGCCCGCCGCTTACAAGGCAACGCCCAAATTCTAGACAAAATCCGCCCCTTCTGGACGTACGCGGACCTTCCGAAGAAAAACCGCAAGAAAATCGAGAAAGCCAAGACCCTCGAGGAATACCTCGCAGCCGTCAACGAACTCGCTTAG
- a CDS encoding peptidoglycan DD-metalloendopeptidase family protein: MFFTACASNKNTAQDTQPTTEPETQILAPSETESEFTGNPILDEADAGNSEIAANDVTAADSDIEDSDGESEMSQEEADAELAADMAEGDSASLETLPKLTLDMTTAFVPTASRRISAPYGIRTYRMHRGVDMGLCHGEDRTIVAAFTGVVTKVRNQGRRKGYGKYVILDHGNGLTTLYAHLASWQVHVGDTLQAGDTIGVGGNTGRSFGAHLHFEMKYHGNYIDPSTIFNFEEGTFQSALITIEPQEMLAVEEGYQKELSKHRYYKVRRGDCLGKIARKYGISVTRLKQLNGIKGNTIRPGQVLRCS, encoded by the coding sequence TTGTTTTTTACAGCCTGTGCTTCGAACAAAAATACGGCTCAAGATACTCAGCCCACAACCGAGCCAGAAACACAGATTTTAGCTCCCTCCGAAACGGAAAGTGAATTTACCGGCAACCCGATTCTTGACGAAGCCGACGCCGGCAATTCCGAAATCGCCGCCAACGATGTCACCGCAGCAGACTCCGATATCGAAGATTCCGACGGTGAATCCGAAATGAGCCAAGAAGAAGCAGACGCCGAACTCGCCGCCGATATGGCCGAAGGCGATTCCGCATCGCTTGAAACGCTCCCCAAACTGACGCTTGACATGACCACCGCCTTTGTGCCCACGGCAAGCCGCCGCATTTCTGCCCCCTATGGCATCCGCACCTACCGTATGCACCGCGGTGTCGACATGGGACTCTGCCACGGCGAAGACCGCACCATTGTGGCAGCCTTTACAGGAGTCGTCACCAAGGTCCGCAACCAAGGCCGCCGCAAAGGCTACGGCAAGTACGTGATTCTGGACCACGGCAACGGCCTCACAACGCTCTACGCCCATCTCGCCAGCTGGCAAGTACATGTCGGCGACACCCTGCAAGCCGGCGATACGATCGGCGTAGGCGGCAACACGGGCCGTTCCTTCGGCGCCCATCTACACTTCGAGATGAAGTACCACGGCAACTACATCGACCCGTCCACGATTTTCAACTTCGAAGAAGGCACTTTCCAGAGTGCCCTCATTACGATCGAACCGCAAGAAATGCTCGCGGTTGAAGAAGGCTACCAGAAGGAACTTTCCAAGCACCGCTACTACAAGGTGCGTCGCGGCGACTGTCTCGGCAAAATCGCCCGCAAATACGGCATTTCTGTAACGCGACTCAAGCAGCTGAACGGCATCAAGGGCAACACCATTCGCCCGGGTCAAGTGCTCCGCTGCTCGTAA